The Lolium perenne isolate Kyuss_39 chromosome 6, Kyuss_2.0, whole genome shotgun sequence genome segment CCGTGGTGCCCTTGGGAATGTCGTACCCGAGGATTATGCAAGACTCCATGGCCTCCCTCGGCAGAATCAATGGCGCGGCCGGGTGCAGCCTCATTGTCTCCTTGATGACGAGTCTGAGGTATTTGAGATTGGCCAAGTCATCCTCACCTATCTTAGGTTTCCCTTGGAGTTTGTCTCGTACTTCGGCTTGTGCTTTCCTCATGACGTTTGGGTTCCTCATGAGCTCCGACATGGCCCATTGGAGCGTGGTCGCCGATGTCTCGCTCCCCGCACTAAATAGGTCCTGCAGTAATACCGGTTTACATAGTTTAGGAATTGCCGGTTGTTCTTGCAGGTAGAAAGTGAGAAGCTGATGTACTTACAAGTATAACTGCTTTGATCATTCCCATGGTAAGAGGCACCTCGAGGCCACCCTCCTTCCGTAGCCGCAAGAGCACGTCCACCAGGTCTTCTCCGTTCTCCACGGCGCCGTTCGCCGCGGTGGCGGCCCTGTGCTCCTCGTGCTGCTTAATGGCGTACTCCATGAGCTCGAAGCACTTGCGGTGGTTCTCCTGGGCCAGCCGTGCCGTGCCGCTGACGAACCTCGCGAGCCACGAGGACGGGAAAAGGTCGCAGAGGTTGAACCCGGCGACGAGCTTGACCCCCTCATCGATGGTCTGCAGGAACTCGTCCCTCCTCTTGAACCTGTCCCCGATCAGGGCGCGCACCGTCGAGTCGGCGAGGAGCACGGCGATCCGCTCGCTCACGTTCACAGGCTCCCGGGGCGGCGCGGCCGCGACCGCTTCCACGAGGCGGGCGGCCTCGTCCTCCCGGATGCCGCGGAACGACTGCACGCGGCGCGGGCTGAGGAGCTCGAGGATGCATATTTTCCGGAGCTGCCGCCACAGCGCGCCGTAGCGCGCGAATATGATGCCCTGCCCGTCGGCGTTATAGATCTTGATGGTGGGGCTCCAGGGCCGCGTCGCGAAGACGGCGTCGTGCGTGCGCATGATCTCGCGGGCGGCCTCCGGGGACGTGGCCACCACCACGGGGACCTCGCCGAGCTTGAGGTACATGAGCGGCGCGTCGTGCCGGCGCGCGAGGTCGGCCATGACGCGGTGCGCGAGCGGGCCGCCGGCCAGGTGGTGCAGGCTGCCGATGAGCGGAAGCCGCCACGGGCCGGGCGGCAGACGGACGGCGCCATTGCCGCCGCTTCGCTTCGTGAGTAGCTTGAGGAGCAGGAGAGGGAGTAGGAGGGCCAAGAAGAGGCATAGGTTGTACGCCTGTTGCTCCATCGTGATCTTGGCGCGCTAGCTAGCTCTTGAGTGTGGTTTATAGCTAGCCACTTCACTTAACTAGGCAATTTCTCGATGTGGTTGGGATCACCGTGGTCGATACGATTTTAGGTTTTTTGGCGTTGCATATGCAAGCACATCGTTCGGTCGTTGTTCGAGAGTGACTGATGGTAACAAGTGGAAATTGACCTTGCTTGGCATTTCCTCAGTCAGATCTATATATGTTACGGTCTGAGAATGACGATGCACCACGACGGCGGTGTGTGACCATGACGGTGCAACCTTTCTGTGCCTCGTCTTCTGCAGCAACAACACATACGTGCACGGCTAGCGTCTACAGAAGCAGATTGATAGTACATGTGGTGGATGTTGGGCATCTCGAATTCTGGATCGTGGCGACATGGTTTGATCCTCTCGATCGGGACAGCAGGAAACTAGAGGGGAGCCAAATTGAGCTTCGCTGTTGCTCTCGCCGGCGCCGGGTGAGGCCAACAACGGGCACATAAATCTTGGTGCTAGGTCGTGCTCGTGCGGGACGTCGCTTCGCTAGGTTGTGCGGTTGGCTAGCCTACCCAGGCTAGAGCACCTTCTAGCAGACTATAAAAAGCCAAGTACTTGCTATCGAAAACGTGAATATAGACCGAAATCGACGAAGCGTAGATTAGATACCGTACTCGAAACTGAAGAATTCGAAAACTATGTTTTCTTGAGATTTTAAATACTAGATCATCCCTGTTTTTCGCTACATTCATCGCGATCGAAATTCATTGATAATTTATACAAAGGCAAAATCAACGCAGAAGCGAAATTAAACTAGATCTAGCCTACCGCAACCCTAACTAACCAAAATTCGTCCCCGGAATACCTCACCGGGGCATGTGGGCCAGCGGACGGCGAGCTGCATCCTCACTCGTCGAGGATGGCGACGTCAGGCTTCAGGAGGCAGGCAACGAGCTCCTTTTGTTGGGCTTTGTAGGCCGCCACCGCAAGGACGGCAACGCGCACCTCTTCCTCCTCGAAGTTCCGTGCTACCGCTCGCTCGGAGAGAGCCGTTGTTTCTCGAAGGAGGCTTGGTCGGCTTCGCCGGTATCGACATAGTTGCCATCCTCTCCGACTCGTCGGAGGAGGGCTCGCACTTTATCGACGATATTCATTCCTCGTCGGTGTACGTGGGCGAGCAAGGACAACGACGACCacgcgaggaagaagatcccgcctccgccTCGTGGCCGTACACGTGGAAGGATGGCGGCAGCGTGAGCCCGCGTTCCGTCCACTTCATCACGGCGTGCTTATTCGCACCTTCGAGTACACCCACTCACGTGGGTATATATAGCCGATCGGGTACCCACTGTTAGTGTATCTGGTTTGGCCCAACTGAAGGACCACATGATTCTTTGCTGGGGACCACAGAGCCCAAGAGAAGCTAGCAGCTAGGAGCATCAGAAGCCCAGGTTCCTGGAGTGTGGAACAAGGACAAGCCCAAGATTGGAAAACCCTATGGTTCACCTCTAACTTGTAACTGATTTGGTCATGGTACCTGAGAtctagcctcctatataaaggctatgAGGGGCCACCGGGGAGGCTAGACTCATCATCATCCAACTCACGCATAATCTGCCCTAGGGAAGATCCGATCTACACCAACATAGACATTACGACGACATTGTAATTTTCATCGACAGTCCAGATCAGACAAACATGAGTAGGGTATTACCCTCTGAGGGCCCGAACCTCGGTAAACCTTGCcttctccattgtgatgtgttgCAAGATGTGATAtggtatatttgatgtatgatatGATCATGTTTTGTAACATTTGTCACGACTTGCATGTCAATGAGTAAGGAAACCGGTAGGAGCCATATGGTTGTCACTTTAATTGTATCACATGTGTGCCAATATTCAACGTCATGTAATTGAGTTACTTTATCTCTAGGAGTTAGCTATAGTGGTAGTTGTAACACATGGTGGAGCAATCGTGGCAACTCTCAAGGACCTAGACACCATGGGATGGATATCACACCGGTGCATtgaagatggagatcaaaagcgcaAGAAAATGCTATATGTTGTCACATTACGAATTAATGTGATGTTAATCCATttgtgcatcttattttgcttgtaGGCAACGGTAGCATTATAAAATGATCCCTCACACTAATACCAAGAAAATAATGTGTTCtcccttagtatgcaccattgcgaAGTTCGTTGTTTTAAAACGTCTCCTGATGATCGGATGTTATAAACTCTACATACGCATACAACATGTGTAATGATAGTTTTGCACATCCAAAAATACTAGGTTTAAACTTTGTGAGcttagcatgtacaaacatgatCTCGGAACACAAGATTAAACTAGGGTGGTAGAACTCTGACATCACTTCGAGAACACGAAGGGGAAGTAGATCTCCCTACGGTCTCTCGTTGGTGTCTTCTAGGACAAAAACAAGCAAAGGGTGgcatggcggaggtggtggtcggCGGAAATTCTTGGGACATCTGCGTCGGCGAGGTGGAGGTGGacggcagctagggtttgggtgAGGGGTGAGTGTCTTGTAATGTgctgcccctcccctctcccatGTATTTAAAGGGGTCCGGTTTGACCTATGGGGGAGGATTCCATCAGAACCGATTTGGAGGGGGGGATCAGAGTCCACCTGGACTCCTCCCTCCCAAACCGAGTAAGGGGGAAGAGTCCACCCCTTGGACTCTCCCATCCCCTATGCGCTGGACAAGGTGGGGCTCATGTGGCCAAGGCCCATATGGTGCCCTTCTGGGCCACCCCCTTTCGGACCCTTCCAACCTTCCATAAATATACCGGACTCTTCCAAAATATTCCAGAATAAATCCCGATCATTCTCGTACCTTCCATAAATGTCTGGAAGGATTCTATATCACTTACGGGCACACTTTGGACACTTTTGAATTATTCTAGGATTTCTGAACAACCTTCTAAACAACTTTCCATTTCTAGCTTCATTCATACTCACATTTTAAATGTCGCTAACCCTTAAGCGTGTGGCCATATAGATTCAGATATATGTGGATATGTCCGGAACAATATTTCTCGACAATGATCGATGTCGAGTGATTGATAACCACAATGATTCTCACACATAACACAAATATCTTAGTCATGTGAACTTTCAGTATTACTATTCGATACACATCGCATTGTTTCTTGATACTTCACATAGCCCGAGGTGAAACCCTCTACATTATCCTCGTTTCGTGGCATGTACTCTTTTACTCATCATGTATTATTAATATTCCTATGACATGATAACTTAGTCATGTGTCTAGCTAGACAATGACGAACAACATGATGCATGTGTAGGCCTAGAGCGTATCTTTCCATCATCGGAGTAGCAATTTCCacgatcacataaaataacactACGACAAATTATCCAGCATGCATGAATATCATATGCAACTCGGGAAGTAACATTTGAAGATCACATGAAATCCATGTCATATCCTAGTTCATATTAGCATCATGGTCTAACGATCTTAGTAATGGTAGTACTTAGTCTTTGAAAAAAATACGGTCATCTATACTGATGATTTGTTTCATTTGGGGTCTACTCCCTCTTTCCCGGTTTATAGGTTCCAGGTGTATCCCTAATTCGTAAATTTGACCAACGTAATACaaggtatatatatataaatattaTAATAATAAAAAATTCTACTTTCTAATG includes the following:
- the LOC127308133 gene encoding desmethyl-deoxy-podophyllotoxin synthase, with the protein product MEQQAYNLCLFLALLLPLLLLKLLTKRSGGNGAVRLPPGPWRLPLIGSLHHLAGGPLAHRVMADLARRHDAPLMYLKLGEVPVVVATSPEAAREIMRTHDAVFATRPWSPTIKIYNADGQGIIFARYGALWRQLRKICILELLSPRRVQSFRGIREDEAARLVEAVAAAPPREPVNVSERIAVLLADSTVRALIGDRFKRRDEFLQTIDEGVKLVAGFNLCDLFPSSWLARFVSGTARLAQENHRKCFELMEYAIKQHEEHRAATAANGAVENGEDLVDVLLRLRKEGGLEVPLTMGMIKAVILDLFSAGSETSATTLQWAMSELMRNPNVMRKAQAEVRDKLQGKPKIGEDDLANLKYLRLVIKETMRLHPAAPLILPREAMESCIILGYDIPKGTTVLVNAWAIARDPKHWEDPEEFKPERFESGTIDFKGTDFEYIPFGAGRRMCPGITFAQASMEIVLAALLYHFDWELPDGVKPGELDMEEEMGLAVRRKNNLYLHAMVRVPHV